From a single Okeanomitos corallinicola TIOX110 genomic region:
- a CDS encoding TIGR03792 family protein codes for MVIELLKFKVPGELRETFIQKDEEIWSSALSKYPGFLGKEVWINPDDFTEVLIVVRWQNRELWKAIPEEKINAVSQEFDNSLGFEYQMLAVSEYQVRKYSQI; via the coding sequence ATGGTAATTGAGTTGTTGAAGTTTAAAGTTCCTGGAGAACTACGGGAAACATTTATCCAAAAGGATGAGGAAATCTGGAGTTCTGCGTTATCTAAGTATCCAGGATTTTTAGGTAAGGAAGTTTGGATTAATCCTGATGATTTTACAGAAGTGCTGATTGTGGTACGTTGGCAAAATCGGGAACTGTGGAAAGCTATACCTGAAGAGAAAATAAATGCGGTTTCCCAAGAATTTGACAACTCTCTGGGTTTTGAATATCAAATGTTAGCGGTGAGTGAATATCAAGTACGGAAATATTCTCAGATATAA
- a CDS encoding VOC family protein gives MNPGTMTTIAGIYEVCIGVPEPISAIQYWQQFGYRIGEVGELSADTAYQLYAVNSPLKAVRLYHQDADHGLIRLMTWEEPINQGLGISSMKVKGNRWTTALTDNLLGILNHADNAKAIGKTIRYSYPYWEVIYQKDRKSRPFVEPAVGVREMLLLQPLSRQVLFQRFGYVMSHYGKINHDAAFSTSQFTHLGLVVQDDSKQTLKFYEDVLGLLRTRDDVETSYESSLAGRDLFDLQPGEKFIVTAFDDPRSSQTDAMAARSGRLYIVRFPENIRLESHYTLAQPGSLGMSLYTYQVQGIEDYFDRVQSSHAQKFTNIMSNEFGEMSFSFVAPDGYFWTLVEKK, from the coding sequence ATGAATCCAGGAACAATGACGACAATAGCAGGTATCTACGAAGTTTGTATTGGCGTTCCAGAGCCGATTTCAGCAATTCAATATTGGCAACAGTTTGGTTATCGAATTGGGGAAGTCGGAGAATTATCAGCAGATACAGCGTATCAATTATATGCGGTCAACTCTCCCCTAAAAGCAGTTCGTCTTTATCACCAAGACGCAGATCATGGTTTAATCAGATTGATGACTTGGGAAGAACCCATAAATCAAGGTTTAGGCATTAGTTCCATGAAAGTGAAAGGAAATCGCTGGACTACAGCTTTAACTGATAACTTATTAGGAATTTTAAACCATGCAGACAACGCCAAAGCCATCGGTAAAACTATTAGATACAGTTACCCTTACTGGGAAGTAATTTATCAAAAAGATAGAAAAAGCCGTCCTTTCGTTGAACCAGCGGTGGGAGTGAGAGAAATGCTACTACTGCAACCCCTCAGTAGACAAGTATTATTTCAACGCTTTGGTTATGTCATGTCCCACTACGGGAAAATTAACCACGATGCAGCATTTAGTACCAGTCAGTTCACCCATTTAGGGTTAGTAGTCCAAGACGACAGCAAACAAACCCTGAAATTTTATGAAGATGTTTTAGGTTTATTGCGGACACGGGATGATGTAGAAACTAGCTATGAGTCTTCCTTAGCAGGAAGAGATTTATTTGATCTCCAACCAGGGGAAAAGTTTATAGTTACAGCTTTTGATGATCCTCGTTCTTCCCAGACTGATGCGATGGCCGCAAGGAGTGGTAGGCTTTATATAGTCAGGTTTCCAGAAAATATCCGTCTAGAATCTCATTACACATTAGCTCAACCAGGAAGTTTGGGAATGTCCCTTTACACTTACCAGGTGCAAGGAATAGAAGATTATTTTGATCGGGTACAATCTAGTCATGCTCAGAAATTTACTAACATCATGAGTAACGAATTTGGAGAAATGAGTTTTTCCTTTGTTGCACCAGATGGTTATTTCTGGACTTTGGTAGAAAAAAAATAG
- a CDS encoding DUF1838 domain-containing protein has translation MVAHIQEVDAQQWVKTRSSLDPNESNFLVWTGKIYSFVPGEKRQLLFKIMGMSVSRCIPTAEGRWDFTSRELTYYLNPENDEIVRKWENPWTGETVPVMHVANSPVQGKFKGKLPVQVEGENTSFVFDLFPYYPNPLAEDPQFAPYCPSPTYQAAELFKITVPSADLLNSELNSVTELKLCWDRIGQWLPWMKMGEQPGQMIYSAIGSKVGGFTELPPLLQAEINNRVPLYKQAPKAFLEGEDMTSWLYFQNNFSAYLAGETFPLPAAEEV, from the coding sequence ATGGTAGCTCACATCCAAGAAGTTGATGCCCAACAATGGGTAAAAACCCGTTCCTCTTTAGATCCGAATGAATCTAATTTTTTAGTTTGGACAGGTAAAATTTATAGTTTTGTCCCTGGAGAAAAGCGGCAATTATTATTTAAAATAATGGGTATGAGCGTCAGTCGCTGTATTCCCACAGCAGAAGGACGTTGGGATTTTACTTCTAGGGAATTGACCTATTATTTAAACCCGGAAAATGATGAAATTGTGCGGAAATGGGAAAACCCTTGGACTGGGGAAACTGTACCTGTGATGCACGTTGCCAATAGTCCCGTACAAGGTAAATTTAAGGGTAAATTACCTGTCCAAGTAGAGGGAGAAAATACTTCTTTTGTCTTTGATTTATTTCCCTATTATCCGAATCCTTTAGCCGAAGATCCACAATTTGCCCCTTATTGTCCATCTCCAACTTATCAAGCTGCGGAATTATTTAAAATTACTGTCCCCAGTGCAGATTTACTCAATTCAGAACTTAATTCTGTCACAGAACTAAAATTATGTTGGGATAGAATTGGTCAATGGTTGCCGTGGATGAAAATGGGTGAACAACCAGGACAAATGATATATAGTGCTATTGGTAGTAAGGTGGGTGGTTTTACGGAATTACCCCCATTATTACAAGCGGAAATTAATAATCGAGTTCCTTTATATAAGCAAGCACCAAAAGCTTTTCTGGAAGGGGAAGATATGACTTCTTGGTTGTATTTTCAAAATAATTTTTCTGCTTATTTAGCTGGAGAAACTTTTCCTTTACCAGCAGCGGAAGAGGTTTGA